In the genome of Fimbriimonadaceae bacterium, one region contains:
- a CDS encoding N-acetylmuramoyl-L-alanine amidase, with protein MAHLKPEWLQDCKMSRVIAHWTAGAHKASSLDKAHYHFIVEEDGKVIKGDHDVKDNVNTGDGDYAAHTKGTNTGSIGVSVACMAGARQSPFSAGSFPMTRTQWLVMAEVVAELCAFYKIKVTPTTVLGHGEVERNLGRPQAGKWDPMVLPWDTTMRPNEVGDTFRSIVQAKLDGADAQADPPINVTFRISGHNFDALMMNESVYVPFRKVATAMAWVIPFADGSKIRFVADGAEHEVESILHQGSGFVSVRDLANAIGKAITWDGPTKTAEIG; from the coding sequence ATGGCACATCTCAAACCCGAGTGGCTGCAAGACTGTAAGATGTCGCGCGTGATCGCGCACTGGACCGCGGGGGCGCACAAAGCTTCGAGCTTGGACAAGGCTCATTACCACTTCATTGTCGAAGAAGACGGCAAGGTCATCAAGGGTGATCACGACGTCAAGGACAACGTCAACACGGGCGATGGCGATTACGCTGCCCATACGAAAGGCACGAACACTGGCTCGATAGGGGTTTCGGTTGCCTGCATGGCTGGGGCACGGCAGAGCCCATTTTCGGCGGGGAGCTTCCCGATGACGCGCACTCAGTGGCTGGTGATGGCGGAGGTTGTTGCCGAACTGTGCGCGTTCTATAAGATCAAAGTGACGCCCACTACTGTGCTTGGACATGGCGAGGTGGAGCGCAACTTAGGCCGTCCGCAAGCTGGAAAGTGGGACCCTATGGTTTTGCCGTGGGATACGACCATGCGCCCCAATGAGGTTGGAGACACTTTCCGCAGTATCGTGCAGGCCAAGCTCGACGGCGCTGATGCTCAGGCCGACCCACCGATCAACGTGACTTTTCGAATCTCTGGACACAATTTTGACGCGTTGATGATGAATGAGAGCGTGTATGTGCCGTTCCGAAAGGTTGCTACCGCGATGGCTTGGGTGATTCCGTTTGCGGATGGCTCGAAGATTCGCTTTGTGGCTGACGGGGCCGAGCATGAAGTGGAGTCGATCCTTCATCAGGGGTCGGGGTTTGTCTCGGTAAGGGACCTTGCCAATGCTATTGGGAAGGCGATCACTTGGGACGGGCCGACGAAGACGGCGGAGATTGGCTAG
- a CDS encoding aldo/keto reductase, with translation MEYRSLGRTGVQVSVACLGTMTFGWEPQDWGSTEEESMKVMKKAFDIGINFFDCADVYARGTSETILGKALKGKRDGVVLATKCHGKMSDTDPNAWGNSRRHVVEACEASLKRLNTDYIDLYQIHRPQPDIPIDETLRGMEDLVRAGKIRYAGCSTYAAWQVCEAHYVARILGTAGFVSEQPPYNLLDRRIERELLPFCRTYNYAVLPWSPLAGGQLSGKYLEAKPKEGRYSTSDPMNRVSKQSTDVVRRLKRIADRNNISLTTLSLAWVAGQPGITSPIIGAKSPKQLEESAAALEVKLSEKTMKQIDEVVAPGTNVLAYYEAKFGPNARPGV, from the coding sequence ATGGAATACCGCTCGCTCGGGCGCACTGGCGTCCAAGTTTCCGTTGCTTGCCTTGGAACGATGACCTTTGGCTGGGAGCCGCAGGATTGGGGCTCGACCGAAGAAGAGTCGATGAAGGTGATGAAGAAGGCCTTCGACATCGGCATCAACTTCTTCGACTGTGCCGACGTTTACGCTCGCGGCACCAGTGAAACGATCCTCGGCAAGGCGTTGAAAGGGAAGCGGGACGGCGTGGTGCTCGCCACCAAATGTCACGGCAAGATGTCGGACACCGACCCCAACGCATGGGGCAACTCGCGCCGGCATGTTGTGGAGGCTTGCGAGGCTTCGCTGAAGCGGCTGAACACCGACTACATCGACCTTTATCAGATCCACCGACCGCAGCCGGACATCCCCATCGACGAAACGCTGAGGGGGATGGAGGACCTGGTCAGGGCTGGGAAGATTCGGTATGCGGGGTGCTCCACTTATGCGGCGTGGCAGGTGTGCGAGGCGCACTATGTGGCGAGGATTCTGGGCACGGCGGGCTTTGTCTCCGAACAGCCGCCCTATAATCTGCTGGACCGCCGGATCGAGCGGGAGCTTTTGCCGTTTTGCCGCACCTATAACTATGCCGTCCTGCCGTGGTCGCCGCTGGCAGGTGGGCAGTTGAGCGGGAAGTACCTTGAAGCAAAGCCCAAAGAGGGTCGATACTCGACCTCCGATCCGATGAATCGCGTGAGCAAGCAGTCCACAGATGTGGTGCGTCGGCTGAAGCGGATCGCTGACCGAAACAACATCTCGCTGACGACGCTGAGCCTTGCCTGGGTGGCGGGGCAGCCGGGGATCACTAGCCCGATCATCGGGGCGAAGAGTCCGAAGCAGCTGGAGGAGTCGGCTGCCGCGCTAGAGGTGAAGCTGTCGGAGAAGACGATGAAGCAGATTGACGAAGTGGTGGCGCCAGGGACAAACGTGCTGGCGTATTACGAGGCGAAGTTCGGGCCGAATGCGAGGCCGGGAGTCTGA
- a CDS encoding YbjQ family protein, with amino-acid sequence MADIHQWVTTANHFDGYRVKQTLGVVRGVTVRSRSVIGNFGASIQTIFGGNITLYTELAEHTRKEAYEIMIRHAQAVGANAVLAMRYDATEIAHGVTEVIAYGTAVVLEPVGG; translated from the coding sequence ATGGCAGACATTCACCAGTGGGTCACCACGGCGAACCATTTCGACGGCTATCGGGTCAAGCAGACCCTCGGCGTGGTGCGCGGGGTTACGGTGCGCTCTCGATCCGTGATCGGGAACTTCGGTGCGTCGATCCAGACGATCTTCGGCGGCAACATCACGCTCTATACCGAGCTTGCCGAGCATACGCGCAAGGAAGCCTACGAGATCATGATCCGGCACGCGCAGGCGGTCGGGGCGAACGCGGTTCTGGCGATGCGTTATGACGCGACGGAGATTGCTCATGGGGTGACCGAGGTGATCGCATACGGTACGGCGGTGGTGCTGGAGCCGGTTGGGGGATAG
- the flhA gene encoding flagellar biosynthesis protein FlhA yields the protein MNSIAKILKHTDLLLGIGLITIVAMLILPLPHWTIDLGLVIGIAASVLILMSAVNATDPIQFSVFPSMLLMTTLLRLALSIAATKAILGTGEAGRVIETFGSLIMGGDFVVGFVAFLILVIVQFVVITNGAGRVSEVAARFTLDAMPGRQMAIDADLAAGMIDEHEARDRRKQIKKEADFYGAMDGASKFVKGDAIAAILIILINIIGGFAVGFMRGGGDAMTILKTYALLSVGEGLVAQLPALLISTASGLLVTRAGQERSMGGELASQILAQPKALQFSGIALSLMGLVPGFPATIFFLMGGGLIALAQFMKKNPNAIQAFDSPETKAKQDAATKAANVPAVPAGPEAVLPLLTVDPLELEIGYNLTKLADPRVGGDLPDRVTSTRKQLAIELGIVMPTVRIRDSIHLKPSEYVLKVRGEEVARSEVHPEMCLAVNSGDVLFPIHGNTTKDPVFGLDALWIDKGQAEMAERAGYTVIQPCAVLSTHLSEVVKSHSAELLTRQDVQQLLENAKAQNETVVTELVPNVLQVGDIQKVLQHLLREKVPIRDMVTILETMADFGGRVKDPDQLGELVRSAIARTITRQFLDDSNRLYCITLEPSLERDLAEKVNVTTYGSVLVLEPGEQKTIVDNLKSEVDRAMTNGYQAVLLCSNQLRLPLKRVVDKYVQGLSVLAYTEISEKADVEFVGQVRAA from the coding sequence ATGAATTCAATCGCCAAGATTCTCAAACATACCGACCTACTCCTGGGAATAGGCCTCATCACCATCGTGGCGATGCTCATCCTGCCGCTCCCCCACTGGACCATCGACCTCGGTCTGGTCATCGGCATCGCGGCCTCAGTGCTCATCCTCATGTCGGCGGTCAACGCCACCGACCCGATCCAGTTCAGCGTTTTTCCCAGCATGTTGCTGATGACCACGCTCTTGCGTCTGGCTCTCAGCATCGCCGCAACCAAAGCAATCCTAGGCACTGGCGAAGCCGGACGCGTGATCGAAACGTTTGGCAGCCTCATCATGGGCGGCGACTTCGTGGTCGGATTCGTCGCGTTCTTGATCTTGGTCATCGTTCAATTTGTCGTCATCACAAACGGTGCGGGCCGCGTCTCCGAAGTTGCCGCCCGATTCACCTTGGACGCCATGCCCGGACGTCAGATGGCTATCGACGCCGACCTTGCCGCAGGAATGATCGACGAGCACGAAGCTCGCGACCGTCGAAAGCAGATTAAAAAGGAAGCCGACTTTTACGGCGCGATGGACGGCGCTTCCAAGTTCGTCAAGGGCGACGCCATCGCCGCCATCCTGATCATCTTGATCAACATCATCGGTGGGTTCGCCGTAGGCTTTATGCGAGGTGGCGGCGACGCGATGACGATCCTAAAGACCTACGCCCTTCTCAGCGTTGGCGAAGGCCTTGTCGCTCAGCTTCCTGCGTTGCTCATCTCCACTGCAAGCGGTCTTCTCGTCACACGTGCCGGACAAGAGCGCAGCATGGGTGGCGAGCTTGCCAGTCAGATTCTTGCCCAGCCAAAAGCGCTTCAGTTTTCCGGCATCGCACTCTCGCTAATGGGGCTCGTCCCCGGATTCCCGGCCACGATCTTCTTTCTCATGGGGGGCGGACTCATCGCCTTGGCCCAGTTCATGAAGAAGAACCCGAATGCCATTCAAGCCTTCGACAGCCCAGAAACCAAAGCCAAGCAGGACGCTGCGACCAAAGCCGCAAACGTTCCCGCCGTGCCCGCGGGACCCGAGGCAGTCCTACCGCTCCTCACCGTTGACCCGCTCGAACTTGAAATCGGCTACAACCTCACCAAGCTCGCCGACCCCCGGGTTGGGGGAGACTTGCCCGACCGCGTCACGTCCACCCGAAAGCAGCTTGCCATCGAACTCGGCATTGTCATGCCCACCGTACGAATCCGCGACAGCATCCACCTCAAGCCCAGCGAATATGTTCTCAAGGTCCGTGGCGAAGAGGTCGCTCGATCGGAAGTCCATCCCGAAATGTGCCTTGCCGTCAACAGCGGCGACGTGCTCTTCCCGATCCACGGAAACACAACCAAAGACCCCGTCTTTGGACTCGATGCATTGTGGATCGACAAGGGTCAGGCCGAGATGGCGGAGCGCGCCGGTTACACCGTCATCCAACCGTGCGCGGTCCTATCAACGCACCTCAGCGAAGTCGTCAAATCCCACTCCGCAGAGCTTTTGACCCGACAAGACGTCCAGCAACTTCTCGAAAATGCGAAGGCGCAGAATGAAACGGTAGTTACCGAACTCGTCCCGAACGTCCTGCAGGTTGGCGACATTCAAAAGGTGCTCCAGCACCTACTTCGCGAGAAAGTGCCGATCCGTGATATGGTCACGATTCTGGAAACGATGGCCGACTTTGGCGGGCGCGTCAAAGACCCCGACCAGCTTGGCGAACTTGTACGCTCTGCAATCGCCAGAACGATCACCCGCCAGTTCCTCGACGATAGCAACCGGCTTTACTGCATCACGCTTGAGCCATCACTTGAACGCGATCTCGCCGAAAAGGTGAATGTCACCACGTACGGCTCAGTGCTCGTTCTCGAACCCGGCGAGCAAAAGACCATTGTTGACAATCTGAAGTCGGAAGTGGACCGAGCCATGACGAACGGCTATCAAGCAGTTCTGCTCTGCAGCAACCAGCTTCGCCTTCCCCTCAAGCGAGTCGTCGACAAGTACGTGCAAGGCCTCAGCGTTCTTGCCTATACCGAAATCAGCGAGAAGGCCGACGTCGAGTTTGTCGGCCAAGTCCGCGCCGCGTAG
- a CDS encoding nuclear transport factor 2 family protein, whose product MSVSPIQRQKIQDVFDAMEAGVAGEAKILGAFTQDAVMIEPFSGEGVPAKVEGLDAIRGWFMHSAEGGGPQDLKLTIDRIDIAGDGFRVDWTCDSASFPTKMEGHDIFKFDGDRVNYFEIVVTKWPGH is encoded by the coding sequence ATGAGTGTGTCACCGATTCAGAGACAGAAGATTCAAGATGTGTTCGACGCGATGGAGGCAGGAGTTGCCGGAGAGGCAAAGATTCTCGGCGCCTTTACGCAAGATGCCGTGATGATTGAGCCATTCAGCGGGGAGGGCGTTCCGGCAAAGGTAGAGGGCCTGGACGCGATCCGAGGGTGGTTCATGCACTCGGCTGAGGGCGGCGGTCCCCAAGACCTCAAACTCACCATCGACCGGATTGATATTGCCGGAGATGGTTTCCGTGTGGATTGGACCTGCGATTCGGCGTCGTTCCCGACGAAGATGGAGGGCCACGATATCTTTAAGTTTGACGGTGATAGGGTCAACTACTTTGAGATCGTCGTGACCAAGTGGCCGGGGCATTAA
- a CDS encoding response regulator transcription factor, translating to MDKDRKLSDETLSKLRDAVSIVNLSGSTQLPQSELVDIVRGMNLDGHVTIDFRAQEKLGHPLVVFDSSSAGPNPALKSLLSPRELEISKLVAEGLANKEIAVRLGISLGTVKDHVHRILEKTGFSNRAAIAAAFPK from the coding sequence ATGGATAAAGACCGCAAACTTTCTGACGAAACCCTATCAAAACTGCGCGATGCGGTCAGCATCGTGAATTTATCAGGTTCTACCCAGCTTCCCCAATCTGAACTTGTCGATATCGTTCGTGGAATGAACCTTGACGGTCATGTCACGATCGACTTTCGAGCTCAAGAGAAACTTGGGCATCCCCTTGTCGTTTTTGATAGTTCTTCTGCCGGTCCTAACCCTGCGCTAAAGTCCCTCCTATCGCCCCGCGAGCTTGAAATTTCCAAGCTCGTGGCCGAAGGCCTTGCCAACAAGGAGATCGCTGTCCGCCTCGGCATCAGCCTCGGTACAGTCAAGGATCACGTCCACCGTATCTTGGAAAAGACGGGATTTTCAAACCGCGCTGCCATCGCAGCGGCCTTTCCAAAATAG